The following proteins are co-located in the Rhodococcus opacus B4 genome:
- a CDS encoding CaiB/BaiF CoA transferase family protein: MEIRPTRHATQGGHPLEGIKVIDFGQYIAAPAATAVLAELGAEVVKVEPLHGDQARRIGAFGDAMIRAYNRGKRSLAIDLRDERGRKLALQLVADADVVVQNMRPGAMERLGLGPEAVREVNPRAIYASVTGFGMHGPSRNRAGLDIAAQAESGIMSVTGEADGDPLRVGLPVVDASTASSLAQAILAALFRRERTGEGAEIDISLLEVAIHLQAANWEEYFGTGREPRRRGNGQPTVAPAADVIRTVDGHIVLSAYTDEHWGILCRLIDRTDLLTDPRFDTNPSRVRNRSALLQILSGALSAMSTENCVNWLSDNGIVVGAVRGYEQVLESGDVHASGIFRTDVRADGGGKYVGLPYRIEGLPPSVPDPAPELGEHSGSVLRDAGVDSAEIDALIEAGIVAQPDAVRAATV; encoded by the coding sequence ATGGAGATCCGCCCGACGCGGCACGCGACCCAGGGAGGGCACCCCCTCGAGGGCATCAAGGTGATCGACTTCGGTCAGTACATCGCCGCACCGGCTGCGACAGCCGTGCTCGCCGAACTGGGTGCCGAGGTCGTCAAAGTCGAACCGCTGCACGGCGACCAAGCCCGCCGGATCGGGGCGTTCGGTGATGCGATGATCCGCGCGTACAACCGAGGCAAGAGGTCCCTCGCCATCGACCTGCGCGACGAACGCGGGCGGAAACTTGCGCTGCAGTTGGTGGCAGATGCCGACGTGGTGGTCCAGAACATGCGACCGGGTGCGATGGAGCGGCTGGGTCTCGGGCCGGAGGCGGTGCGCGAAGTGAACCCGCGGGCGATCTATGCGTCGGTCACCGGGTTCGGCATGCATGGCCCGTCCCGCAATCGGGCGGGACTGGACATCGCGGCTCAGGCGGAAAGCGGGATAATGTCGGTGACCGGCGAAGCGGACGGCGATCCCCTTCGGGTGGGGCTGCCCGTCGTGGATGCCTCGACGGCAAGTTCGCTGGCCCAGGCCATTCTGGCCGCGTTGTTCCGTCGCGAACGCACCGGGGAAGGCGCCGAGATCGACATCTCGCTGCTGGAGGTGGCGATTCACCTTCAGGCAGCCAACTGGGAAGAATACTTCGGCACCGGTCGCGAACCGAGGCGGAGGGGCAACGGCCAGCCGACGGTCGCACCGGCGGCCGACGTGATCCGAACGGTCGACGGGCACATCGTGCTGTCCGCGTACACGGATGAGCACTGGGGCATCCTCTGTCGCCTCATCGACCGCACCGATCTGCTCACCGATCCACGCTTCGACACGAATCCGTCCCGGGTCCGGAACCGTTCGGCGCTGCTGCAGATTCTCTCCGGCGCACTGTCCGCGATGAGCACCGAGAACTGCGTGAACTGGCTGTCGGACAACGGCATCGTCGTGGGTGCAGTCCGCGGGTACGAGCAGGTTCTCGAATCCGGCGACGTTCACGCGAGTGGCATCTTCCGCACGGATGTCCGCGCCGACGGCGGCGGGAAATACGTTGGCCTGCCGTATCGCATCGAAGGGCTGCCGCCCTCGGTGCCGGATCCCGCGCCGGAACTGGGCGAGCATTCCGGTTCCGTGCTGAGGGACGCCGGCGTGGACAGTGCCGAGATCGACGCGCTGATCGAGGCCGGGATCGTCGCGCAACCGGATGCCGTCCGGGCAGCCACAGTCTGA